The following is a genomic window from Amyelois transitella isolate CPQ chromosome 23, ilAmyTran1.1, whole genome shotgun sequence.
ATCCTGGAGTCCGCTTTCAGACATTTTTCCTTCCACTTTGTCCGGTTCGTCTTCAGTTTTAAGATCATTGGCACGCATATCATCTTTAGCGAACTGTCCGTCCGTATCTGGATCTTGGTTAAACTGCCTGTTGCCTTGATAATCAATTTTCCGATATTTTATCTCACCGCAAAGGATTTGTACCTGTATGTCCGTCACTTTTTTTTGGACATCTTCGAGCCACCGGTGCTTATTACCtctaaattgttaaattaaactGAATGTCATCATTGCCATACAGCaaaacgcggcctttcagtcttatcaagactattggctgaGTATAGCTCCATAACGgatgcatacataaaacacgcctttttcccggaggggtagactacatttttccatttgcaacgatctctgcatacttctttcgctctTTCTTTTCTTCATCTACagataaagataattattatacCGTATGTTGAATTGCTTGACGTTCTTTTCTCATATAACAATGTCCTTTCGCCGCCCGTGGCATACAAACCTACAAAAGTATAATGGCCTCACACAAGGCGATCTCCttatacgtattaaatattattatgctgTTACATTAACGTGTACTTCTATGGTTTTACGGAATCAGATTGTATCGTATCTCACGGCTGTTTATCATGTCTTTATATTGTAAAGCATACTAATTACATCATCATGCTTCACTCTCATCAATCATACTTCGTATTATACtaggtaataattatttatgccgtgtgattGCCGACACTCAAAATTACCAGCATTTCATCTCTCACCATTTGCAGGTGTTACCATGGTACAATATAGCTTAGGTCCTGCAtagtttgcggaggtcagacggaagtcgcttcatgtaaaaatctgacttacttAATCCAGCGTCCGCAGCATAAGAGAGCAGTCACATGATTATTaagcgcaccccgggctcctctccagagagtaGAAGAAtgtattacatataatatgtatttacgtCAGAAGGGAGAAAATTATTGCTTCATTTGCTCTAATAAATCGTAGTTACttttaacatattatattcatactgaaattaaattattattattatacaaaataatatgataaaaaattgtaaatacgcacaattaataaaaactgtcATCGTCatcttatgaaaataaaaatttaaatatcggaaatcggaaaattaaaaatattacttacatgCCAGcatacgaataaaaaaaataacacaaaaagtttacaaacaatatcCACAAAACACTGGCCACTAAAATGTTGACACAAGTTTTACAACACTAATCACTTGAAAAATGGCGGGAAAATTTCGCTCGGAATATCAATTGTTTTCCTGCACATTAGACTCTCGCATTATCCGTGTTACCTATACGGATAACAATACAACAATGCTGTGTGTGAGTAAACAATTTTGTTGTGGTCTCGACTCGACGAGGTTATCATATCAGCATATTGAGCGCTGATAATGGTAACGACATCTAGTGACGACATTTGATAATTAAATCGTATGTGTATTTTTGGAGTTTTCATCTGTGATGTGAATAGAATATGGTGTAAGGATCTAATCATAGAAATCTGAAAGAGATATTTCGATTTCCATGGATGTACGATGTATGATTTGATTTTGTCATACCTATTTTATGAAGTATAGCGCACATCTGATTATTACCATTTATATTTCCACAACTCGCTTTTCAATAAACACGGTGTTAATTCTGTtgattattttagaaaataccTTATTCacgttaaaaattttgttaggTATATAGATTATTGTTAAACAGTGAAACaacagaaaaaattaaatcgttTATTTAATTCGTTATAAATGATTacgaaaatacaataaataaagtattcaAAACTTACCAattcttataaaatgaaaatactgATTAAAATGACAATCTTAATACTAAACTCAgacgtcaaaattaaaatgcagTGGCCGCTTAGAGGCTTGAgcatgcaaaaatatttaaaatcaatttagccaagcctcgaagtaagttcgagacttgtgttacgagctactaactcaacgatactaaattttataataaatacttatatagataaacatccaagacccaggccaatcagaaaagttcttttctcatcatgccctggccgggattcgaacccgggacctctggtgtcacagacaagagtactaccgctgcgccacagaggccgtaagtGTTTCATCTTTGAGGAGCAGCTGGGATTTCTTCAGGTTTATTTTACAACCTACTTCACctttaaaatttcacccaGTGGCCAGTCCAGTGTATTGGTGTCCTTATTTAACCTTATCTCTACATAGGATTCAACCGTGTAAACTACAGTAGAACTCCAATTATCCGAATTAATGGGGACCGGGACCCATTCGGATAATCAAATATTCGTATAatcggtattttttttttaaaaattgccaTTGGAGATAATAAAAGATACTTTTTGATATTGCACTatctttttattgaattaaatgaaagaaacatgaaattttcacatgttttaaatataaataaaatgaacttaTGTAcaagtttagaaataaaaatcattgttttttaaacatcTCCGTCAATGTAAGCTGTTTTGATTCGGATAATCGGCGATTCGGATAGTCGGAGTTCGGATAATTGGAGTTTTACtgtagtaggtatttttatataattacttagtcgaaataattaatgaatttaaacaTTGACAAAATCTTTTGATTGTCAAATTTTTTCGCCcgagtaaaatatttatctatataaacagAAACgcttgtaggtatttatttttccaccCAGGTAAGATAACGGCAAAAAATTAAGTCAAAACGAACGCAAACTAATTACAAACAGTAGCGTTTATTGTTAAAAGGTTATACTTAGATACTCGTATATTGAAAAGTAATTTGTTGTTGTGTAacggaaaatataattttttctaatGATTGTTTCCGTTTAGTTAATGTTACACCTTTCACTATTCCTATTGTCTTGAATATACAATTCGTGGGTGTGTGatgataaacaaattaatctaCATATGAGATAGGAGATAGAAAAGAAGACCACTTACTAATGAAACCATAaggtaggtatacctactatATTTAGTCTTCATTATCAGTAAGAATTAGTACAAAACGTAGATTGAAACTAAATTACAACCAATAGGCCCCTCAAAATAAACTCTTATAACAACTAAACTAACtggttttaaaactaaattctaATCAGTTAATTAAGCATTTAATACCTATCACTTACATTTTTGGCATGAAACGATTGTTTTTAACCCTTTAACCGCCACACTTAATATTAGTTGTCGTGCCCCCAGCGCCAGGCACATTAaaacgataaataaatacctacaacaaATAGAGATGTTcagtagtacctacctataggtATCGATATTTCTTCGAAAGGCACATGCGCCTTTTTCGAACACTTACTATGTTAGGTAAATATCGTAACAGATAGATAAAAAGCGTTACTTTGTAATTGATTGTAATTTTACTTCCAACATTGATAGGCACCTTGGTAACACAATGAAACaaaagcatataaaaaaaatattgttttgaaaagAATTACGTAATAAACTCATTTATTTCTACAGTAACAATTgctgtatttgttttataataaatgagtTAATATAAACGGTAGTAGTTTATGTGGGTTTGGCGTTGGACATCAATTCACTTTTCCATAAATACTATCAATAATCCTTTAACTTTTAAGTCTTCTAATTATGAAACTTAAGTGTAATcaatagtaattaattacttcatcatctatttatcaaataatgacacatatttttatataatacagaatttatcaaacaaaaaggCAGATTAAATTAGTAGTGATATTTGACCGTAAATATCCGTCCTTGGCGATTCGAGCACGAACATTTTTGGCGGATTAGTCCGTTCTTGGCGGTTAAAGGGTTAACAACCAATAATATATGGCAcaattttaacatacaaaaaGGTCCATTAAAAGAGGAGTATAATCTTATACTAAACagtcaaatctttttttttttttttcgttttttcaAATGctatagaaaaaagataattatcattacttactactagtgtccgaccgaaggtctatttttggccgaagccgaagccgaagccgattaatcggctatcgccacaaccttcggccgaagccgaagccgaagccgaaggtttatattctctcagcactcagtaattaattttgttcaatattgtctacaagctacaattaatgttaaaatcatttcaaaacctcaatattgaaggtttatatattgactgtctcatatagaagttgatgatatatcatagaggtggttggtttagagataaactagctgttgcccgcgacttcgtccgcgtaaatttcgagttgaattttaatcatatagtcagatacagacagaaaaaaaatgtaaaaaaaaaattctctatccgtttcagtcaaaatattaaatgtacagaaaaaatatttttacctttttattattatatgtagtattttgattttcagtttttttacataaaatactcaaacaatacaaaaaaaaaatatttttaataataaaaaatatcttgtaattgttgggattcgaacttggaccgccaacttcacagtctcacgtggtaaccactggaccatcgaagccgttgcgttggtgtcgaaattaaaggtCAAATTAAAggtcatacatatggtcacgtctttatcccttgcggggtagacagagccaacagacttgaaaagactgaatggccacgttcagctatttgacttaatgatagaattgagattcaaaaagtgataggttgctcgcccatcgcctaaaaaagaatcccaagtttgtaagcccatcccttagtcgcctttcacttatatttatatgttataggtataatgccgtcgtataatgataaatgactttgaatttttaatttcgtaacttatttgcaggcatactgatgccttgagttcattcaaatgtcgataacttttttttttgggaaccgattttgataaaacaaactttaaatgttattctgagttaaaacaaagcaattggtgaaagtttgaagtaaatcggtttagtactttcggagataatcgtgatcatacatacagacagacagacaagaaattaaaaaaaaatatttttgctttctattattcattctaagtgtccctctatccatttcagtcgaaaatactaaatgtacagacaaaatatttttactgttttattatatgtatagataaaagtttgtgatttacctactggtaaaaaataatgatttgatttcttacaaaaacactcgtttaaatacacgtatggacttgttttgatttgacagtgactccccgccgcctcatgactttcgtaacagttcgttcaatctcgacggtcgctcggaccttcggcgaaaccttcggcttcggccggattttgggccgaagccgaatgtttcgccgaaggtggattttttggccgaaggtggccgaagccgaagccgaagccgaagcttcggtcggacactactTACTACCTATATCAAGGTGATAAGCAaacaaaaatcaaacaaaaacctctaacaaaaaatgtcattaaaatgcataaatagaaaaatattcaaaagatAACTGTCACATTATGGGAAATACGAACTTTTGGTTATAAATCtagagaataaataaaaaaaaattaaaattaattgaacactacaatacaatacacTAAGTATTGTTAGTTAAGCGAAAAGGctccatttattttttatacttgcaTACAGCATGTTTGGtcaaatactattttaaatacctGTTCCTTTTTGTGTATGttgtttcatacatatataatgaaGATGCGCTAACcgtgaataaaacaaattaaaagataaacGAGCTTCACTTCTCATtctgaaaattaaatcatttaattataccctgtagtacctacttaaaaacaaactcacaaaaaacaaacgtCATGTCTcaatactaaaatataaatcacaaCTATTGTGGAATGCActtatctttataaaaatcaatttaacaTATCAAATCAGGCACATTCTCTAgccaatattgaaataaaaaaaaattaaactaaccCTGAacttctaattttaaataataaattcatgcCATTGACAAATTAGGCACATTACCTTTTCTTTCCGGGCAATATAATAATCGAAAACCATAATCAATACCTAACCAAACAAAAACTctaaaaaaccaaaataaatatttaattttcaattttaaaatggtAGGTATGTTTCAGGCAtataaccattttttttttggccaGTATTAACATTGAATAGAAACCCCGTTCGATAAACAAATTGTATCCAAACCAAAATCAGATATAAAACGAATTCATTCACGTCCATATCTGGCCGCACGTAATAAAGTTACGTTATTTAATAGTATAAGCAAGAAAGCCTCCGTACCGTCTGCTTGGCTCCTGCCCTGAAATATaaagatttacttaaaatttgcCTTATGTTCATGTCGCacgtattattaaaaatctcaaatttaatttgccaaattattattttttacagatacTTTGTGGAATGATTGAAACATGAATTAGTTTTAGCTTTtggataaataaaatgtttaaatcattaattatctctaaaataaatctcaatttcataataGAGCCATCCAGATAAAAGCACTCTTCGAGTCAAGTGAGTGTTGACTTTGTCGACTCCAAAGGGATTATGACGTCATTAGAAAGACTTaaagagcttgcatgaagagagatgaagcgaaagaagtatgcagagatcgtggcaaatggaaagatgtagttccGTCAACTCTTTCGGGAAactggcgtgattttatgtatgtaccagctattgcccgcgacttcgttcgccgtaTAATTTAACTAACAATTGTTCATCCTCTTTTAACCCCTTGTCCcccatttttcaaaataatgtacttcCTCAGGATCAACTCCATTTATGTACGAAATGTCATAGAAATTCGGTGTAGGTTTAGGCGTGAAAAcgtaacagacagacggaTAGAATCACTTTCGCcttttattagtattaatGCATCAGATATTTACACGGATGTGGGGCAGATACTGCTGTAGCCTGGCTTCCATTGCTCTCTTCACTTCTTTGTGAGAAGTGCTGCAAAGGTGGTTGTTCATATCAGATTCCCCTATGGCCAAGTTGCAGTAGCCGCAGTGAAGGAAATTTGGTTGCATCTAAAAATGAGATTGAAATAAGAATTGATAGAACAAACTTGGGGAAGACgtcaaaagtaaataaaaatggagCAACActtaacaagactgttggctctgtctccctcTAGTTGGGATAAAGATTTGGATGTACTCCTCACAGCCCGGGAGCCCTATAAAAGCGCCTGGTCTTCACCTTTGGACTATCAGCTACACCTAGTTAAGTAGCTCACTATCCTCTAGGAACTCCTTGCCGGATCTCGTGTCTAAAGCTAAATCCACAACCTCTTTTTAACTTGTAAAACTAgtccaaataaaatttgtccttgttctatcattttttttatttatctctcaTTTCTCTCACTTTTGTTTCACTTAAACGTTACACTAGTTTCTACGAttgcttaaaataaaacatgatcCTTTCTAGAAAGGAGTCtcttaatgtaaatattttcatcatgGAAGTATACCAGGCTATAATGTCAACGAAaggtttttttacatttagcAAATTGCATCTGACCTTTGTGGGCCCAAACCCAATCATGgctacacatccagttacctgaatgtgcaggtttcctcactatattttccctcactgtaagagcatcCGTTTGctctcaaactaatgtacataactcctAAGAGAGTCATTGATATATTGCCggggtgggatttgaaccttaaCGCACAATACTTGGGCATTTCCACTGACGCTCTACAACTTATATTACCTTCCATCTATTGTCACTTGTTAATGTTCTGCGCGAAGATCACTTCCTGAATGTGGTAATTCAATCTGCTCTTACCTCTCTTATAAACTCGTCCGGAATCGAAGTCACGACCATAGTAGTATTCATCTTCTCCTGATGAGCATGCTCCATCTTGTGTATATCGGCGTCTTGTAAGCCGAAATTAGTTTGGCACAATTGACACCTCAGTATAGAGCCATACCTCGTATACATGAAAAAGCTCAAAAGATTCAcgcaatatttcaaatttatcacCGCGTCCTCAAAACCTTTATTTTCGACCTGTTGAAATTCGTTAATGAATTCTTCCATTGGCACTTTGTTAGCGAATACGCCTAAAGCCTTTTCGGGAGTTATGCTCTTAGATTGAGATTGGCTCCGTACACGATTTTCGTGACCGCTACCCGTCACGTGACCTTTTAACTGCTTCAGAGAAACAGTCATACTTGCCTCACAAATTCCACAATGATACAGATTATTCTTAAATTCTAAGCCATGCTTTTTAGCGTATTCATTCATCTCATCATTCTTTACTTCGGCAACCACTTCCTCTTTATTCGTTAAAACAGGCTCTGAGAATAATGTAGTATTCTTTGTCTCATCTTTATAGgcgttcaaataaaatttaaccttTTTAAACTCCTCATGCTCTTTAATATggttaataataaagttataatcAAATTCTAGATCTTCCGCACAATTTGTGCAATATACGACTTGGGAATCAAAATTGACGTAAATACCTCCTTTGATCAATTCAATTAACGACTTCAATATTTTGTCGCTACTGCTATTATCATCAATattcttagttttattattttctccaTTTGATTCAGCCTCATCTTCAGACGATTCCTGACcctcaattttattttcattacttttgttataattagaaTTATTTACCGTTGCTTCGAAACTAGATTTCCTTCTTGCCAAACGTTCCTTGTGCAATTTCAGCAATCTCATATGAAGTGCAGATGCAAGGTGTAATTTCTTTCCTTCTTTAACACCACTTTCGCACAGCAGACAATACTTACCGtccaaatcaaaaatataatcatcaGCATTAAGAACCTTACGGAATTTGTTATCAACGTCGTAAGGGTCTTGAGTCTCTGACTGTCCTTTAATAGCATTTTTTgtatctttctttatttttggcTTTTCATTATCCTTTTTCATATCAGTTTGAGGTTTTTCCTTAA
Proteins encoded in this region:
- the LOC106133038 gene encoding uncharacterized protein LOC106133038; the protein is MLWKLWRNGIITSAVEFYCLPCECHLRSSQDADLHVANSVHRKALEATPYTQGYERDRIRKVPSGYYCEFCNVLFSTSSKVGLHITHSHHITSKAQQLLRRDGNTIIAFDNISITEEAWNGFRGQTCVVCSKDFVVENIHKSEKDHIIRLIQSKIEFGEGESIYREIDDGYIQCLTCNDEFLQDASQSHFNSAEHKIKYDESKIIITHNTSDKNENIKDQVKTEPVGENYKKAVDTSKETIKEKPQTDMKKDNEKPKIKKDTKNAIKGQSETQDPYDVDNKFRKVLNADDYIFDLDGKYCLLCESGVKEGKKLHLASALHMRLLKLHKERLARRKSSFEATVNNSNYNKSNENKIEGQESSEDEAESNGENNKTKNIDDNSSSDKILKSLIELIKGGIYVNFDSQVVYCTNCAEDLEFDYNFIINHIKEHEEFKKVKFYLNAYKDETKNTTLFSEPVLTNKEEVVAEVKNDEMNEYAKKHGLEFKNNLYHCGICEASMTVSLKQLKGHVTGSGHENRVRSQSQSKSITPEKALGVFANKVPMEEFINEFQQVENKGFEDAVINLKYCVNLLSFFMYTRYGSILRCQLCQTNFGLQDADIHKMEHAHQEKMNTTMVVTSIPDEFIREMQPNFLHCGYCNLAIGESDMNNHLCSTSHKEVKRAMEARLQQYLPHIRGRSQADGTEAFLLILLNNVTLLRAARYGRE